A stretch of Paludisphaera borealis DNA encodes these proteins:
- a CDS encoding sigma-70 family RNA polymerase sigma factor produces MAGKPSGEALRSIRVLFNAGTVGGLTDGRLLERFTARDGEGADLAFAALVERHGPMVLRVCRSVLHDAHEAEDAFQATFLILAIKAGSIRGRDSLTSWLYSVAYNVAATARTSAARRRSHERNAGQARPLAFTDDPRDDLGPVIHEELDRIPERFRTVLVLCFLEGLTQHQAAERLGWPVGTVQSRLARGRERLGARLARRGLAPSAAVLASSLASEAAVPAALADSTVRLAVTISGARAMAIGTVPVAVMQLVRKGVRTMFVNKVLTTGVAALLTAGAIATGAYAYQTAKSPPAEAPTEAATKADDSQDGLLTVTGVVRMADGSPAAGATVQSFSFQLDAPPIARTDEAGRFQLPGVFGNGCDLHASSADGRHQMVRKIPSIAARAVLASPVELTLLPALDHEVVVVSEGRPVAGAQVVASGTSFQVQGVTGQDGKARLRLPAEERLRELVAWHPTLGAGGKRDLDDRPREDKTELSLLPPAPHRIRVIDVDGKPVGGLELAVSFHPEDSDWIVARYIRASHVRTDADGTAVVSWAPRPKLQYVEVDFPGSDWKVDETDLKQTRDGLTTIHARREQTVQGRLIMPEGADAEGILVIGSGFGPGSNGAGPYARARRDGTFSLRVPSEHGFVLGIMDLKWASDRWTGLILSKESAKPAEITMKVYPATPVTVQVTRGAEHEPVRNAWVDLSSKGQVNWTDGAGRKHSGNGGVHAWLKTDANGVAQAGAGRGKHELRLSSGGWEETRPIDVTTEKPLEFTFHRPWNGERRITGRLMLDGSPYKPSPTLATHAWAPPPEPHRIPEALELKTHPDGTFEIAFDAESATLFFLDRDRGRGGFAEGVKGDANVDVSMTPTATYSGTLLGVDGQPAAGQTLQMYVKGSDGKPIASQQTDEAGRFRFTVVPSNAPLQFSNRHDPGDPEDYIFDRDRMFNPGEVRENAQLKLQRSSFSSRNPRPATTPPPPAIPLSKSVESLCRKVGPCGMRALVALMSDDSGDAGRVTDALFNYDDERTKAVLSYLTLRVDPAQLAKEAAAIAERGWPKPAAGEIVLVALDGDQKTIAAERIAVKDVDAAIRAGADFLKQHRPPPRNAPALLAEARAEAKRSGRRVWVIQGGPRCGPCFQLARWIEDHHATLDKDYVVVKLMEGVDDRVTEALAGLPIETGDGIPWFAITEPDGAVLAHSRGPVGNIGFPSSVEEVRHFRRMLEGTVRKISSDEVDQLINPLSSDHN; encoded by the coding sequence GTGGCTGGCAAACCGAGCGGGGAGGCTCTCCGATCGATCCGCGTGTTGTTCAACGCGGGGACGGTCGGCGGGCTGACCGATGGACGACTCCTGGAGCGATTCACCGCCCGCGACGGCGAGGGTGCCGATCTGGCTTTCGCCGCCCTGGTCGAGCGGCACGGCCCGATGGTCCTGCGCGTCTGCCGGAGCGTGCTCCACGACGCCCACGAAGCCGAGGACGCCTTTCAGGCGACGTTCCTCATCCTGGCGATCAAGGCCGGGTCGATCCGGGGGCGGGATTCGCTGACATCATGGCTCTACAGCGTGGCGTACAACGTCGCGGCGACGGCCCGGACGTCCGCCGCGCGGCGTCGGTCGCACGAACGGAACGCGGGCCAGGCAAGACCGCTCGCCTTCACCGACGACCCCCGCGACGACCTCGGCCCGGTGATCCATGAAGAGCTCGACCGCATCCCCGAGCGGTTTCGGACCGTCCTGGTGCTCTGCTTCCTTGAAGGGCTGACGCAGCATCAGGCGGCCGAGCGACTGGGCTGGCCCGTCGGCACGGTGCAAAGCCGGCTGGCGCGCGGTCGGGAGCGGTTGGGCGCACGCCTGGCCCGTCGCGGCCTGGCCCCGTCGGCGGCGGTTCTGGCGTCGTCGCTCGCCTCGGAAGCGGCGGTGCCGGCCGCGCTTGCGGATTCCACGGTGCGGCTCGCCGTGACGATCAGCGGGGCGCGGGCGATGGCGATCGGGACCGTCCCCGTCGCCGTCATGCAACTCGTGAGGAAGGGGGTGAGGACCATGTTCGTGAACAAGGTGCTGACGACGGGCGTGGCCGCCCTGCTGACGGCCGGGGCGATCGCAACCGGCGCCTACGCTTACCAGACCGCGAAGTCGCCCCCGGCCGAGGCGCCAACCGAAGCGGCGACGAAGGCCGATGACTCTCAAGACGGCCTCCTGACCGTCACGGGCGTCGTCCGCATGGCCGACGGCTCCCCGGCGGCGGGGGCGACCGTGCAGTCATTCAGTTTTCAGCTCGACGCACCGCCCATCGCCCGCACGGACGAGGCCGGTCGGTTCCAACTTCCGGGGGTGTTCGGCAACGGCTGCGATCTGCATGCGAGTTCGGCCGACGGCCGCCATCAGATGGTGCGGAAGATACCATCGATCGCCGCCCGCGCCGTGCTTGCGTCCCCCGTGGAGTTGACGCTCCTCCCGGCGCTCGACCATGAAGTCGTCGTGGTGTCGGAAGGGAGACCCGTGGCCGGGGCGCAGGTCGTCGCCTCGGGGACGAGCTTCCAGGTTCAAGGCGTCACGGGCCAGGACGGCAAGGCGCGGCTTCGGCTCCCCGCCGAAGAGCGGCTCCGCGAGCTGGTGGCCTGGCACCCCACGCTGGGCGCGGGCGGCAAGCGCGATCTCGATGACCGCCCGCGTGAGGACAAGACCGAGCTGTCACTCCTCCCGCCCGCTCCCCACAGGATTCGCGTGATCGACGTCGACGGTAAGCCCGTCGGCGGGCTGGAGCTGGCCGTCAGCTTCCATCCGGAAGATTCGGATTGGATCGTCGCCCGATACATCAGAGCATCTCATGTGCGCACCGATGCCGACGGGACGGCGGTCGTGTCTTGGGCGCCCCGCCCGAAATTACAATACGTCGAGGTGGACTTTCCCGGCTCCGACTGGAAGGTCGACGAGACCGACTTGAAGCAAACCAGGGACGGCCTGACCACGATCCACGCCCGACGCGAGCAAACCGTGCAGGGCCGCCTGATCATGCCCGAAGGGGCCGACGCCGAGGGAATTCTGGTCATCGGCTCCGGCTTCGGCCCGGGGAGCAACGGAGCCGGGCCGTACGCCCGCGCTCGCCGCGATGGTACGTTCAGCCTGCGCGTTCCTTCGGAACACGGCTTCGTTCTGGGAATCATGGATCTCAAGTGGGCCAGCGACCGCTGGACGGGTTTGATCCTGAGCAAGGAATCGGCCAAGCCCGCGGAGATCACGATGAAGGTCTACCCCGCGACCCCCGTGACAGTCCAGGTGACGCGCGGGGCAGAGCACGAACCAGTCCGCAACGCCTGGGTGGATCTCTCCAGCAAGGGGCAGGTGAACTGGACGGACGGCGCTGGCAGGAAACATTCGGGAAACGGTGGTGTTCATGCCTGGCTGAAGACCGACGCCAACGGCGTGGCCCAGGCTGGCGCAGGGAGGGGGAAGCACGAGCTGCGGTTGAGCTCGGGGGGTTGGGAGGAAACGCGGCCCATCGACGTGACCACGGAGAAACCGTTGGAATTCACGTTCCACCGGCCTTGGAACGGCGAGCGACGCATCACCGGCCGACTGATGCTCGACGGCTCGCCCTATAAGCCCTCTCCGACGCTTGCAACCCACGCCTGGGCGCCCCCGCCGGAGCCGCATCGAATCCCCGAGGCCCTTGAGCTCAAGACTCACCCCGACGGGACGTTTGAGATCGCGTTCGACGCCGAGTCGGCGACGCTGTTCTTCCTCGATCGCGATCGAGGCCGCGGCGGCTTTGCCGAGGGGGTCAAGGGCGACGCAAACGTCGACGTGTCCATGACGCCGACGGCGACGTACAGCGGGACGCTGCTCGGCGTCGACGGTCAGCCCGCGGCCGGCCAGACTCTTCAAATGTACGTCAAGGGATCGGACGGCAAACCGATCGCAAGCCAGCAGACCGACGAGGCGGGGCGGTTTCGATTCACGGTCGTGCCTTCCAACGCGCCGCTCCAGTTCAGCAACCGGCACGATCCCGGCGATCCGGAGGACTACATCTTTGACCGCGACCGCATGTTCAACCCCGGCGAGGTCAGAGAGAATGCTCAATTGAAGCTGCAACGGTCGTCATTCTCATCAAGGAACCCGCGCCCCGCAACAACGCCCCCGCCCCCCGCCATTCCGCTGTCGAAGAGCGTCGAGAGCCTTTGCCGGAAGGTCGGGCCGTGCGGCATGCGCGCCCTGGTGGCACTGATGAGCGACGACTCCGGGGATGCGGGCCGAGTGACCGATGCGTTGTTCAACTACGACGACGAGCGCACGAAGGCCGTATTGAGCTACCTGACGTTGCGCGTCGACCCGGCACAGCTCGCGAAGGAGGCCGCGGCCATCGCCGAGCGCGGCTGGCCGAAGCCGGCGGCGGGCGAAATCGTGCTCGTGGCGCTCGACGGCGACCAGAAGACGATCGCGGCCGAGCGGATCGCCGTGAAGGACGTGGACGCCGCGATCCGCGCCGGCGCGGACTTCCTGAAGCAACACAGACCGCCCCCGCGCAACGCGCCGGCCCTGCTGGCCGAGGCCCGCGCCGAAGCGAAACGGAGCGGCCGGCGCGTCTGGGTCATCCAGGGAGGCCCTCGGTGCGGCCCGTGCTTTCAACTGGCCCGCTGGATCGAGGACCACCACGCGACGCTCGACAAGGACTACGTCGTCGTCAAGCTGATGGAAGGCGTCGACGACCGCGTAACCGAGGCGCTCGCCGGGCTCCCGATCGAGACCGGCGACGGAATCCCCTGGTTCGCGATCACCGAACCCGACGGCGCCGTCCTGGCCCACAGCCGAGGCCCGGTCGGCAACATCGGCTTCCCCTCATCCGTGGAGGAGGTCCGCCACTTCCGGCGGATGCTCGAAGGGACCGTCCGGAAGATCTCTTCCGACGAGGTCGACCAACTCATCAATCCGCTCTCATCGGATCATAATTAA
- the dnaA gene encoding chromosomal replication initiator protein DnaA: MESEIRDALIERVGETKFGLWFGEGVRLGVSGDGGSVDVQVPNAYFRDWIKGNFARSLAESVKAVTGRSLPLNFSIQDEAPPFRDVEIVPERSEPGEPRPGNTVVVPIPGKPRPRVGSTSPSSSRLPVQGFPNRLAAIAAPGSAPAAPAAPAPGPGTARVMRRLDDFVVGPSTQMAFAAAREMVKTAGRAFNPLVIHGGVGLGKTHLLEAITQGLRHAHPGLNIIHVTAESFTNGFLEAMRTSSLAGFRSRHRGASALVVDDVHFLAAKRATQDEFLHTFNALIERGVPIVLSSDQHPRKIAKLTDELATRFLGGMVIKLDAPDLETRRAILKSKAASRGVNVPAAVIDYIAEHVRTSVRELEGALHCVLAQASLTGKAVTMTIAHAALRETIRNTSQVVALRDVEKAVCSFFQVEGDGLKSDSRVRTLAYPRMVAMYLARKHTGVSYSEIGRFFGGRNHSTVMSAEKKVVGWLKDDAKNPLLPGFENVVDILADLESTLGK, encoded by the coding sequence TTGGAATCGGAGATCCGCGACGCTCTGATCGAGCGGGTCGGCGAGACGAAGTTCGGCCTCTGGTTCGGCGAGGGGGTTCGGCTGGGGGTCAGCGGCGACGGCGGGTCGGTGGATGTGCAGGTGCCCAACGCTTATTTCCGCGACTGGATCAAGGGGAACTTCGCCCGCAGCCTGGCCGAGTCCGTCAAGGCGGTCACTGGTCGGTCGCTGCCGCTGAACTTCTCGATCCAGGACGAGGCCCCGCCGTTCCGCGACGTCGAGATCGTCCCCGAGCGGTCGGAGCCGGGCGAGCCTCGGCCGGGCAACACGGTCGTCGTGCCGATCCCCGGCAAGCCCCGGCCTCGGGTCGGCTCGACCTCCCCGTCGTCGTCCCGGTTGCCCGTGCAAGGCTTCCCCAACCGGCTCGCGGCGATCGCCGCTCCCGGCTCCGCCCCGGCCGCTCCCGCCGCTCCGGCGCCCGGCCCCGGGACCGCTCGGGTGATGCGCCGGCTCGACGATTTCGTGGTCGGGCCGTCGACGCAGATGGCCTTCGCGGCGGCCCGCGAGATGGTCAAGACCGCCGGCCGGGCGTTCAACCCGCTGGTGATCCACGGCGGCGTCGGCCTGGGCAAGACCCACCTGCTGGAGGCCATCACCCAGGGACTGCGGCACGCTCATCCGGGTCTGAATATCATCCATGTGACGGCCGAGAGCTTCACCAACGGGTTCCTTGAAGCGATGCGGACGTCGTCGCTGGCGGGCTTCCGCAGCCGGCACCGTGGGGCGAGCGCCCTGGTCGTCGACGACGTCCACTTCCTGGCCGCCAAGCGGGCGACCCAGGACGAGTTCCTGCACACGTTCAACGCCCTGATCGAGCGTGGGGTTCCGATCGTCCTTTCGTCCGACCAGCATCCGCGGAAGATCGCCAAGCTGACCGACGAGCTGGCGACGCGGTTCCTCGGCGGCATGGTCATCAAGCTCGACGCCCCCGACCTCGAAACCCGCCGCGCCATCCTCAAGTCCAAGGCCGCGAGCCGGGGCGTGAACGTCCCGGCAGCGGTGATCGACTACATCGCCGAGCACGTCCGGACGAGCGTCCGCGAGCTGGAAGGGGCGCTCCACTGCGTGTTGGCCCAGGCGTCGCTGACGGGCAAGGCGGTCACGATGACCATCGCCCACGCCGCCCTCCGCGAGACCATCCGCAACACCTCCCAGGTCGTGGCCCTCCGCGATGTCGAGAAGGCCGTTTGCTCGTTCTTCCAGGTCGAGGGGGACGGCCTCAAGTCGGACAGCCGGGTCCGGACCCTCGCCTACCCCCGGATGGTCGCCATGTACCTGGCCCGCAAGCATACGGGCGTCTCCTACAGCGAGATCGGCCGCTTCTTCGGCGGTCGCAACCACTCCACCGTCATGTCGGCCGAGAAGAAGGTCGTCGGCTGGCTCAAGGACGACGCCAAGAACCCGCTCCTCCCCGGCTTCGAGAACGTCGTCGACATCCTCGCCGACCTCGAATCGACGCTCGGCAAGTGA
- a CDS encoding DUF1003 domain-containing protein, producing the protein MIPTRTIEELTQKNVAVVAQMERASHEVRTRGERLADMIAAAVGSWTFILIQTALLGLWVVLNILAWARHWDPYPFILLNLALSFQSAYAAPILMISQNRQAKLSERRNHLDLQINMLAEQETTEILHLLRRLCERSGMDVNGSGGACFEEETRHDRIIEQIENEIEKPIAEAVERAVEKVAVEIAEPPE; encoded by the coding sequence ATGATTCCGACGCGCACGATCGAGGAACTGACGCAGAAGAACGTGGCCGTCGTCGCTCAGATGGAAAGGGCTTCGCACGAGGTGCGGACGCGGGGCGAGCGGCTGGCCGACATGATCGCGGCGGCCGTGGGGAGCTGGACCTTCATCCTGATCCAGACGGCCTTGCTCGGGCTCTGGGTGGTGCTCAACATTCTGGCCTGGGCCAGGCACTGGGATCCGTATCCGTTCATTCTCCTGAACCTGGCGCTGTCGTTCCAGTCGGCCTACGCGGCGCCGATCCTGATGATCAGCCAGAACCGCCAGGCGAAGCTCAGCGAGCGCCGCAACCACCTCGACCTGCAAATCAACATGCTGGCCGAACAGGAGACGACCGAGATCCTTCACCTGCTGCGGCGGCTCTGCGAGCGGTCGGGCATGGACGTCAACGGGAGCGGCGGAGCGTGTTTCGAGGAGGAGACCCGGCACGATCGGATCATCGAGCAGATCGAGAACGAGATCGAAAAACCGATCGCCGAGGCAGTCGAGAGAGCCGTGGAAAAAGTCGCCGTCGAGATCGCCGAGCCGCCCGAATGA
- a CDS encoding beta-galactosidase trimerization domain-containing protein, translating into MTMRPRRLSVPLLLALTMLAASGAGTALGDDVPWFRRALVGMEVGPTGAQSGSDPSDVGYAADFHGREVVRRCAEAGSEYVVIWARDGEYAYYDSKVAAKCPGLGARDVLREAVEEGAARKLPIIAYCVVQQGGQYLSSHPEFAMRGADGAIIPGRFCLNSGYLETLKALTDEMIAYGVDGFHVDMIDQGFGAPYGCWCETCRKLFKAQYGTEPPAGATWDEGWGRMLEFRYESSRRFERALYDHVKKVKPGVTVDFNYHGNPPFSFEVGQRPVRHGENGDFLTGETGVWGFSALGVGLNAEFYRAATPGLPFQVAIQRGVRMYHDQTTRPLNDIRWELATLLAHGAFVTMVDKTGYDGRLDPVAYKRIGEAFRDAKAGREHFGHRPVQEVAVYFSSRSRDWYGREHPDRYFRAFQGAHRALVLEHVPWGVALDENATDASLAAFPVVILPDAPVISAEEVARFRKYVEQGGSLIVTGWSGLFGDRGAPADRSTLEDLIGAKLVRRLDSRDNHVRLPAAMARFPFEPLLAGIEHDWSFLVEGPAAIYLPTTATPLGELLEPHRTVRQKQGKEGTGWPLSAGKAVGPAILVNAVGKGRVLTFAASPDAATASEHPIVEARKLLVNAVRFLHPSPHFRVEAPAFVESVLTDDPETRTLRVHLIAGVSTPTTTPPTNRPYVIPGLIEDAPTFRVRVVLSIIPTSVTTAGPNTTVTLDDKTISAVVNDVHGVIVIRY; encoded by the coding sequence ATGACGATGCGCCCACGACGGCTCTCCGTCCCCTTGCTCCTCGCGCTGACGATGCTTGCGGCCTCGGGCGCGGGGACGGCCCTGGGCGACGACGTCCCCTGGTTCCGCCGGGCGCTGGTAGGGATGGAGGTCGGGCCGACGGGGGCTCAGTCCGGTTCCGACCCGTCGGACGTCGGCTACGCGGCCGACTTCCACGGCCGCGAGGTGGTCCGTCGCTGCGCCGAGGCCGGGTCCGAATACGTCGTGATCTGGGCTCGCGACGGCGAGTACGCCTACTACGACTCGAAGGTCGCGGCCAAGTGCCCCGGCCTCGGCGCCCGCGACGTCCTCCGCGAGGCGGTCGAGGAAGGGGCCGCGCGGAAGCTGCCGATCATCGCCTACTGCGTCGTCCAGCAGGGGGGCCAGTACCTGTCGAGCCATCCCGAGTTCGCCATGCGCGGGGCGGACGGCGCGATTATACCCGGCCGGTTCTGCCTGAACTCGGGCTACCTTGAGACCCTCAAGGCGCTGACCGACGAGATGATCGCCTATGGAGTCGACGGCTTTCATGTTGATATGATCGACCAGGGCTTCGGCGCTCCCTACGGCTGCTGGTGCGAAACCTGTCGGAAGCTGTTCAAGGCCCAGTACGGGACCGAGCCCCCCGCCGGGGCGACCTGGGACGAGGGCTGGGGACGCATGCTGGAATTTCGATATGAATCGAGCCGTCGGTTCGAGCGGGCGCTTTACGACCACGTCAAGAAGGTCAAGCCGGGCGTGACGGTCGACTTCAACTACCACGGCAATCCTCCCTTCTCGTTCGAGGTCGGCCAACGGCCGGTGCGGCACGGCGAGAACGGCGACTTCCTCACGGGCGAGACCGGGGTCTGGGGCTTCAGCGCCCTGGGCGTCGGCCTGAACGCCGAGTTCTACCGGGCCGCCACGCCCGGCCTGCCGTTCCAGGTCGCCATCCAGCGCGGGGTGCGGATGTACCACGACCAGACGACCCGGCCGCTCAACGACATCCGCTGGGAACTCGCGACGCTCCTGGCCCACGGGGCGTTCGTGACGATGGTCGACAAGACCGGCTACGACGGCCGGCTCGACCCGGTCGCCTACAAACGCATCGGCGAGGCCTTCCGCGACGCCAAGGCCGGCCGCGAGCACTTCGGCCACCGACCCGTCCAGGAGGTCGCCGTCTACTTCTCGTCGCGGAGCCGCGACTGGTACGGCCGCGAGCATCCCGACCGCTACTTCCGGGCCTTCCAGGGGGCTCACCGGGCGCTCGTGCTGGAGCACGTCCCCTGGGGCGTCGCCCTCGACGAGAACGCCACCGACGCCTCGCTCGCCGCCTTCCCCGTCGTGATCCTGCCCGACGCCCCGGTGATCTCCGCCGAGGAAGTCGCGCGGTTCCGGAAGTACGTGGAGCAGGGGGGCTCGCTGATCGTCACCGGCTGGTCCGGCCTGTTCGGCGATCGCGGCGCGCCGGCCGACCGATCGACCCTCGAAGACCTCATCGGCGCGAAGCTCGTCCGCCGGCTCGACAGCCGCGACAACCACGTCCGCCTGCCGGCCGCCATGGCCAGGTTCCCCTTCGAACCTCTGCTCGCCGGCATCGAGCACGACTGGTCGTTCCTGGTCGAAGGGCCCGCCGCGATCTACCTACCGACCACCGCGACCCCGCTCGGCGAGCTGCTCGAACCCCACCGGACGGTCCGCCAGAAGCAGGGGAAGGAAGGGACCGGCTGGCCGTTGAGCGCGGGGAAGGCCGTCGGGCCGGCGATCCTCGTCAACGCCGTGGGCAAGGGCCGCGTCCTGACCTTCGCCGCGTCGCCCGACGCCGCGACCGCGAGCGAGCACCCGATCGTCGAGGCCCGCAAGCTGCTGGTCAACGCCGTCCGGTTCCTGCACCCGTCCCCCCATTTCCGGGTCGAAGCCCCGGCGTTTGTCGAATCGGTGTTGACCGACGACCCCGAGACCCGGACCCTCCGGGTCCACCTGATCGCCGGCGTATCCACCCCCACCACGACGCCCCCCACGAACCGCCCGTACGTCATCCCCGGATTGATCGAAGACGCCCCGACGTTCCGTGTTCGCGTTGTCTTGAGCATAATTCCGACAAGCGTGACCACCGCTGGTCCGAATACGACCGTAACCCTCGACGACAAGACGATCTCGGCCGTCGTGAACGACGTCCACGGCGTGATCGTCATCCGCTACTGA
- a CDS encoding tetratricopeptide repeat protein, giving the protein MRQGRDEIALCSLPQRISLAAFLRRSQSPAQFGAVRGCQWPSLAVRRFMLYDVFLHELGHLQIVDEKAKSIRRKFADETRAQDFAEYWCRTLWSQPFDHPDPVHGPPTPEELEALNHGWKTSHGDYKKGLLCEESEQYEEAALLFTRAVERYPGHAPALERLGALTYAGKGTAQSTVGSIEILSEAVRLDPTLEDANLFLAMALAREGREAEARRCFERAMLIDSYHPLSMAVYADSLADWGCFDEAEALFLKALKKNDRCVMTIRDYARCLVRRPDPEGEANIGRAVELFARAVAIDPDDAESHYRLGDVLLCVDGEEERAVAQLEQALKIAPSHAKAAERLAEIQAERNGLDES; this is encoded by the coding sequence GTGAGACAGGGAAGAGACGAGATCGCGCTCTGCTCGCTTCCTCAACGAATCAGTCTCGCGGCCTTCTTGCGGCGGAGCCAGTCGCCCGCCCAGTTCGGCGCGGTCCGCGGTTGTCAGTGGCCCAGCCTCGCCGTGCGCCGGTTCATGCTCTACGACGTCTTCCTCCACGAGCTAGGCCACCTCCAGATCGTCGACGAGAAGGCGAAGAGCATTCGCCGGAAGTTCGCCGACGAAACCCGCGCCCAGGATTTCGCCGAGTACTGGTGTCGGACGCTCTGGTCCCAGCCGTTCGACCATCCCGACCCGGTCCACGGTCCCCCCACGCCCGAAGAGCTGGAAGCCCTGAATCACGGCTGGAAGACCTCGCACGGCGACTACAAGAAGGGGCTGCTGTGCGAGGAGTCGGAGCAGTACGAGGAGGCCGCCCTGCTCTTTACTCGGGCCGTTGAACGATACCCGGGCCACGCGCCGGCCCTTGAGCGCCTCGGCGCGCTCACCTACGCCGGCAAGGGGACGGCTCAATCCACGGTCGGATCGATCGAGATCCTGAGCGAGGCGGTCCGCCTCGACCCGACGCTGGAGGACGCGAACCTGTTCCTCGCGATGGCCCTTGCGAGAGAAGGCCGCGAGGCCGAGGCCCGCCGCTGCTTCGAGCGGGCGATGCTCATCGACTCGTATCATCCGCTGTCGATGGCGGTGTATGCGGACTCCCTGGCGGACTGGGGCTGTTTCGACGAGGCGGAAGCCCTCTTCCTGAAAGCCCTCAAAAAGAACGACCGATGCGTCATGACCATCCGAGACTACGCGCGCTGCCTGGTGAGGCGCCCCGACCCCGAGGGCGAGGCGAACATCGGACGAGCCGTCGAACTCTTCGCCCGCGCCGTGGCCATCGATCCTGATGATGCGGAGTCCCATTATCGCCTCGGCGACGTCTTGCTCTGCGTCGACGGCGAGGAGGAGCGGGCCGTCGCCCAATTGGAACAAGCGTTGAAGATCGCCCCCTCTCATGCGAAGGCCGCCGAACGACTCGCGGAGATCCAGGCGGAGCGGAACGGCCTCGACGAAAGCTGA